From one Triticum urartu cultivar G1812 chromosome 3, Tu2.1, whole genome shotgun sequence genomic stretch:
- the LOC125547945 gene encoding uncharacterized protein LOC125547945 produces the protein MGNSLRCCLACVLPCGALDLVRIVHLSGRVDEYGRAVLAGEVLAAHPNHVLSRPCGSRQQGGPRIVIIVSPEAELERGEIYFLLPAASVPADAKKKTKTKREPSPGAAAEEGPRHHRHHRLHVRSKSEGSAATAAVEGRQQQQQQHRRRMSTGSHATSWHPHLARIAEDP, from the coding sequence ATGGGGAACAGCCTGAGGTGCTGCCTGGCGTGCGTGCTGCCGTGCGGCGCGCTGGACCTGGTCCGGATCGTGCACCTCAGCGGCCGCGTCGACGAGTACGGCCGGGCCGTGCTCgccggggaggtcctggcggcgcaCCCGAACCACGTGCTCAGCAGGCCCTGCGGGTCCAGGCAGCAGGGCGGGCCGCGGATCGTCATCATCGTGTCGCCCGAGGCCGAGCTGGAGCGCGGCGAGATCTACTTCCTCCTCCCGGCCGCCTCCGTGCCCGCCGAcgccaagaagaagacaaagacCAAGCGCGAGCCGAGTCCCGGCGCCGCCGCCGAGGAGGGCCCTCGGCACCATCGCCACCATCGGCTCCACGTCCGCAGCAAGTCGGAAGGCAGCGCGGCCACGGCCGCCGTCGAAGGTcgccagcagcagcagcagcagcaccgGAGGCGCATGAGCACCGGCAGCCACGCCACGTCGTGGCACCCGCACCTGGCGCGCATCGCCGAGGACCCCTGA